A genome region from Anastrepha ludens isolate Willacy chromosome 3, idAnaLude1.1, whole genome shotgun sequence includes the following:
- the LOC128858358 gene encoding autophagy-related protein 101 has protein sequence MNARSQVFDLTIEGRQVDEAVASIFHTVLFHRCQGKYLYTGDAQYSIGTIGYTDVDCDFIDFTYVCCTSDGLLRSVKRAINVFSEKLRSNESCGSGQISLEFFQKRKSRWLFQQECIPWEVWTVHLDLVKYENEDERQMSRENVSDLLTEKVIYITELMNRSDYVPKTPSQSELDLIFDTSYPDVQPYLFKFDYSTAGSQTPSVTNTVKKIIKETFTL, from the coding sequence ATGAACGCTCGCTCACAAGTCTTTGACCTTACGATCGAGGGTCGTCAAGTTGACGAGGCTGTTGCCAGCATTTTTCATACGGTGCTTTTTCATCGCTGCCAAGGAAAGTATTTATACACAGGCGATGCTCAATATTCTATCGGCACAATCGGTTACACTGACGTTGATTGTGATTTCATCGACTTTACCTACGTTTGCTGCACTTCGGATGGTCTATTGCGCTCTGTTAAACGCGCAATTAACGTTTTCAGCGAGAAGCTGCGTTCCAATGAAAGTTGCGGTTCGGGCCAGATTAGTTTGGAGTTTTTCCAGAAAAGGAAATCACGTTGGCTGTTCCAGCAGGAGTGTATACCGTGGGAGGTGTGGACAGTCCATTTAGATTTAGTAAAATACGAAAATGAAGACGAACGGCAAATGAGTAGAGAAAATGTTTCAGActtactcacagagaaagttaTATACATAACTGAATTGATGAATCGTTCAGACTATGTGCCCAAGACACCGAGTCAAAGTGAGCTGGATCTCATCTTTGACACCTCGTATCCCGATGTGCAGCCATATCTATTCAAATTCGACTACTCAACTGCAGGCTCACAGACACCATCGGTCACCAATACTGTTAAAAAGATCATCAAGGAAACATTTACGTTGTGA